A region from the Bacteroidia bacterium genome encodes:
- the gap gene encoding type I glyceraldehyde-3-phosphate dehydrogenase — MKVAINGFGRIGRNVFKIALKRSDIEIVGINDLTDTQTLAHLLKYDSTQGKFEGTVAFDNENLIVNGVKIKVTAERSPASIKWSNTPDVVIESTGKFVSKESEKGGYGDHLKTGAKKVILTVPSKDTIDRMIVMGVNDNDLLSTDQCVSNASCTTNCLAPVVKVLNDAFGVETGFMTTIHAYTNDQMILDSPHKDLRRARSCAVSQIPTTTGAAKAVGKVIPELKGKLDGLAIRVPTPTGSLVDFVVNLKTEATKEQINAAMKKAADGPMKGILEYTEDPIVSVDIIHNPHSSIFDALSTMVIGKTVKVLSWYDNEWGYSNRVVDLIPLLFK; from the coding sequence ATAAAAGTTGCAATCAACGGATTTGGAAGGATTGGAAGAAACGTTTTTAAAATTGCATTAAAACGTTCAGATATAGAAATTGTAGGAATCAACGACCTTACAGATACGCAAACTCTGGCTCATTTATTAAAATATGATTCTACTCAGGGAAAGTTTGAAGGAACAGTTGCTTTTGATAATGAGAATCTTATTGTTAATGGAGTTAAAATAAAAGTAACCGCAGAAAGAAGTCCGGCAAGTATTAAATGGAGTAACACCCCTGATGTGGTAATCGAGTCTACTGGTAAATTTGTTAGCAAAGAAAGCGAAAAAGGAGGTTATGGTGACCATTTAAAAACTGGGGCAAAAAAAGTTATACTTACAGTACCATCAAAAGATACAATTGACAGAATGATTGTAATGGGCGTAAACGATAACGATTTACTGTCTACTGATCAATGTGTGTCAAATGCAAGTTGTACAACAAACTGTCTTGCTCCTGTTGTAAAAGTTTTAAATGATGCATTTGGTGTTGAAACCGGCTTTATGACAACCATTCATGCATATACTAACGATCAGATGATACTTGACTCACCACATAAAGATTTAAGAAGAGCAAGGTCATGTGCAGTTTCTCAGATTCCTACAACCACAGGTGCTGCAAAAGCAGTAGGCAAAGTAATTCCTGAATTAAAAGGTAAACTAGATGGGTTGGCTATTCGCGTACCAACCCCAACAGGTTCATTAGTAGATTTTGTTGTAAATTTAAAAACAGAAGCCACAAAAGAGCAGATTAATGCTGCTATGAAAAAAGCTGCAGATGGTCCGATGAAAGGAATTTTAGAATATACCGAAGATCCTATTGTTTCAGTTGATATAATTCATAACCCGCATTCAAGTATTTTTGATGCTTTAAGTACTATGGTAATTGGTAAAACAGTTAAAGTACTTTCATGGTATGATAATGAATGGGGATATTCAAACAGAGTAGTAGATTTAATTCCTCTACTATTTAAATAA